In Alkalihalobacterium alkalinitrilicum, a genomic segment contains:
- a CDS encoding TetR/AcrR family transcriptional regulator: MNKQKSTRKTVKNKSTKRYNEIIDAAAKVFRERGYKEATLEDIANEVGMLKGSLYYYINKKEELLYAVVERPLSEMTESLKQIVEASYTPTIKLEKALQNHINAFDRYQSELFVWISIEWFKSEFGGEIATLGDEYDRLFRKIIIDGVEKKEFRSDLDTKLMTFAIFGVYNYLQRWYSPNNGYSLEEISVQFNQFVQQAVWDKVLICSENKPSS, encoded by the coding sequence ATGAATAAGCAAAAGTCTACAAGAAAAACAGTAAAAAATAAATCAACCAAAAGGTATAATGAAATCATTGATGCAGCAGCTAAAGTTTTTCGGGAAAGAGGATATAAAGAAGCGACTTTGGAAGATATAGCGAATGAAGTAGGTATGCTTAAAGGAAGTTTATATTATTATATTAATAAAAAAGAAGAATTATTATATGCAGTTGTAGAAAGACCCCTCAGTGAAATGACAGAGAGTTTAAAACAGATCGTAGAAGCATCATATACACCTACGATCAAATTAGAAAAAGCGTTACAAAATCATATAAATGCGTTTGATCGCTATCAGAGTGAGTTGTTCGTTTGGATCTCAATTGAATGGTTTAAATCTGAATTTGGTGGAGAAATTGCAACATTAGGTGATGAATATGATCGCCTGTTTCGAAAAATTATTATTGATGGAGTGGAGAAGAAAGAATTTAGAAGCGATTTAGATACAAAACTTATGACATTTGCGATTTTCGGTGTATATAATTATTTACAACGATGGTACTCACCAAATAACGGTTATTCTTTAGAAGAAATTTCAGTTCAATTTAATCAATTTGTACAACAAGCCGTTTGGGATAAAGTACTAATTTGTTCTGAAAATAAACCTTCTTCATAG